The Radiobacillus deserti genomic interval GCATAAGTTACTGGAGTTAATTTACTTTAAAAAGCGTTTACAAGGGCAATATCGTTGTTCAATTAAATGACCCTTTAGTTTAAGATCAACACTTCACAATATCATAAATTTCTATACCAAAATCATACCAGAAGTGAGCGATTATTTGGTCGTTTTTTCCAACTTTTTGGATATGATTGTTGCGCAGTATAGGTCAAATACGTAAAATGCAATCACTTTACAAGTGATCGCATTAAAAAATATATTTCGTTACAGTATGGTTGTACTACGCAGCAAATAGAACTATTGCTCACCTTACTTATTCAACAAATGCCCCTTTTGCTGAACAAAGTTCTACCTTCATATAGTGCATATAGACAAGAGGGATTTTAACAGACTTATCCCCATGGAGTTATCTGCTGTTTAGCAAAGTAATTGAAAATTAATTGACGATGAAGCCATTTTTAAATTTGCGACTGACATTCGTTAAATTACTTCCCCATTCTCCTTTTGGGGTTAAATAACTTACAATTCTATCCTCAAGTAGATCACCAAGAATTTCCTCATGTTTTTTTCGATAAGGCTTTGGCAATTCTTCCTGTAACCAACTGTCTTTTGTACCTTGCCAGATTTCATGAATTACAAGATCATCCGGCTTTTCAATATCATCACTTATAATATCATTTATAAATGTAGATTTTTTCGACATCACTTCAACAAGTGAATAAAGTGAATTCCGAAAGATTTCCTTTTTACTTAGTTTAACTTTGAAACGAATGTTTAGAATAACTTGATTAGTATTGCTAGTCATCAGTAAAATGCACCCATTTGTAATTTCTGCGCTGTTAAATTAAACCTGTGCTTGTCCCCCATCTACGTACAATTCAGCTCCCGTCAAGTAGCTACTTTCGTCTGAAGCAAGGAAAGATACAACGTTTGCTACTTCTTCAGGTGTCCCAACTTTTTCGGCTGGAACAGTATTTCTTGTATTTTCAAGTACTCCTTCAAGTGCATCACCAAAAAGCTCATTGTAGGCAGGTGTATGAATAACTCCTGGGCTAACCACATTTACACGGATTCCAGTTCCTTTTAGGTCAAGAATCCAGTCGCGAACTAGAGTTCTTAGTGCTGCTTTAGATGCTCCATATACACTGAATGCTGGGTTGCCAATTGATCCAGCAGTAGACCCCGTTACAATAATGGAACCTCCTTTGTTCGGGAATAGTGATAACGCTTTTTGAACAGTAAAAATCGTTCCTTTAACGTTAATGTCGAACGTTCTATCAACCTGCTCTTCAGTAATTTCACCTAATGGAAGAAAGCTGCCGACGCCTGCATTAGCAAAAAGAATGTCCAACTTACCTTTTTCCTGTTTTATAATGTCATATAGTTTGTCTAAGTCCTCAAGCTTAGAAATATCCCCTTGAACACCGGTTACGTTCTTGCCAATTTGGTTAACAGCTTTATCAAGTTCGTTTTCTCTGCGTCCTGTGATATAAACATATGCACCTTCGTTTACAAACTTTTGTGCTGTAGCAAGACCAATGCCACTTGTTCCGCCCGTTACAAGCGCTATTTCACCTTCAAATTTATCCATACTTAACACTCCTTTAGAGTTAATTTTGTTTTATGTCTAGTACCTTTAAGTACTTGAAAAACATCTTACAAGATATAGTGTCCATCAGTAATCACTTTATTGCAAGTACCCACTTTTTTGTGATATAGTAACTAAAAAGTAATAAATGTGGAATGAAGGGGTTTATACATGAAAAAATTTAGTTGCGGTTTTGAAGTAACAATGGAAGTTATTGGCGGAAAATGGAAAGGCCTTGTATTATACTTTTTAATGAGCGGACCAAAGAGAACAAGTGAATTAAAGCGCATTATCCCAAATATAACTCAGAAAATGCTGATTCAAACACTTAAAGATCTTGAAGCCAGTGGACTTGTGAACAGAAAGATGTATAATCAAGTACCGCCGAAGGTTGAATATTCACCCACTGAACTTGGAGAATCTCTTAAACCTATCTTGCAGGAGTTCTGTCTATGGGGAAGCCATTATGCGGAGCAAGAGTATGCAGAAGGTGAATTCGAAATCGTACCACCAGAAGAGGCTTCTTAATAAGGAATACACCTTTTTAACACCTTTTATGTAAGGTGTTTTTTGTTACACTGGGATGAGGTCAGGAGGCAACTATTTTAAAGTTCCGCCATTAGAGTAGTAATTTATTCCGTTAAATGGCCCAATTGTTGAAAACCTATCACTGACAAAATCTCTTTACTTTATAGTATATTCTTTCAATAAATGAAATGCATTTGTTGCGCAGTATGTCTACTACGTAGTAAGTATCCGCCGGTAGAACCGGTGGTTTTAATTTCGCCCTATAAGGGCACTTTACCAACTTAAACACTAAAGTGGCCCCTCAAGTGACCGCCAACCGTTTATCTTTCTCCTTATTTTTTGAATGAATCTACGTATTCGCGCTTACTCATATGTCTCGTAATCGATCCTCTGTTTTTTGCTCACGAATATATTTTGTTACCGTTTTTTGATTTAATCCTACTGTACTTACATAATATCCCTTTGCCCAAAAAGTACGATTTCCATGATTATATTTTAAATTGCCATGTCTATCATGTATCATTAATGGACTTTTTCCTTTGAGATAACCCATAAAGTAAGATACAGACATCTTAGGTGGTATTCTCACTAACATATGAATATGATCAGGCATTGCGTGTGCTTCGATGATTTCAACATCTTTCATTTCGCATAACCTTCTCAATATCGCTCCTATGTCTCTTCTCAGTTTTCCAAAGATTTTTCTTCTATACTTTGGTATGAATACAATGTGATACTTACAATTCCATCTTGTGTGTGATAAACTATTGTCATTAGACATATGTCTTAAGCTCCTCTCGTGTTTAGAATTCGGTTTGGGGCCAAATTCTATTATATCGAGAGGAGTTTTTTGTTACCACTCTATAAGTGTTATTTTCACACAGGCATAGCCTGTGGTTTTAAAAGACGTAAATAAAAAGAGTTAATCCACAACCTGGCCGATTGTGGATCAACTTTATTCTAAAAGAAATATCTTTATTGCTACTGATCTATGACATTTATATATTAGAATTCTATGACAAATTATGTTCAAGATTGTGACAAATTATATTAAAATTCACAACAGAAGAAATTTAATATAAAAAGCTGAGGTAATTATTAAAAACTTGCCTCAGCTTCTTATTTATTTTTCTTACACATAGTACATAATGTGGTCAGTATACAACTTAATTGTTATCCAACACATGTAGCTTTGGAATATAGTTTGATTAAAAATGTCTCACAAACCCACCTTTTAGTTAGATAAAAAGAACTAATTTTGAAAAAAGATTGATCAAAACGAATTCTCCCTTTGTGAAGCTATGACACAATTTTCATAAAAAAGTTTGATCATTTTTTGCCGCTGAACTTCAATAACATTATCATAAACAACCGCGTCAATTATGTAAAATCGTTTCTAGAAACCTTATACTTAATGTCACTGATTTCTTTTATAGACAAATCCGCAATATACTGGCTTACTTCTTAAACATGTTAGCAGCTATGTTTAGAACCATTTTTCGAGGGAGCAGCCGAGAAAATAAGGACATAATGTAGTTTGATTTACCGGCAATTTGATAACTATTTCCTTTTTCTATTCCTCTAAAAGCAGCTTTCACTACTTCAATTGGTTCCATTCTATTTCCCTTTAAATGGTCTGAGCCCGATGAGGTATGAAAAGAGCTTTTTGTTTCACCAGGACATAGGGCTAATATTCTTATACCCTTCCCCCTGTTTTCTGCCCATAACGCTTGTGTGAAAGATAATACATAGGATTTAGAAGCTCCATAAACCGCCATGTAAGGAGTCGGTTGAAATGCTGTCATAGAAGCTACATTAATAATAATGCCATTTTCCTTTTTGATCATAGGATCAAGAAATAAACGTGTCAGTTCCGTTAATGAAGTAATATTTAGCTGAATTTCATTTAATATCCGCGATGGATTGATTTGACTAAAAGATTCCAATGTGCCTGCACCTGCATTATTCACAAGTATATCGATATCAATACCTCTTGTTTTCACCTCGCTCCATATTAATTTCGAGGCATTGCTATCAGTCAAATCCATAGGTAAACTTATAGCTTTTATCCGATACTTTAACTCCAGTTTACTAGATAAACAATCTAGTTTATCTTTTGAACGAGCAATTAAAACGAGGTTACAACCCTTTTTTGCAAGTTCATGTGCGAATACCTCCCCTATTCCTCATGAAGCTCCAGTTATTAAAGCTGTCTTTTTTTCATAACTAATCATTTAATATTTCCTCCCTATATTCAAATGTTTAAACTCTTAGACATTTAGTGAAAAAATAATACTTCCTCAACTATTTAACTGAACGTGAAAAAGTAATATTTTGTTTCTCTTTATATGCTGACATTTTCCTTATCTGGATGGTTGTCAATTTCTTCAATTGCGGCAATGATTTTTTTAAACTTCTCAATGGATTCACCAGCTGTTAACCAATAATATACTTCCGTGGCTTCTTTTCTCGAATCAAGAATGCCAGCCATTTTCATTATTTTAAGATGATGAGAAATAGTTGGTCTGGACATAGGCGACTGTTCAACTATTTGTGTTACGTTAAGACGCTTAAATACCATAAACATCAGTAGAATATCCTGCCTAACTGGATCAGCTAGTGCCTTAAAAATCTCCGTACAATCTTGGAGTACATTATAAAAGGATTCTTTTTTCTTTAGAAGTAAATCATTATCAATATTATCAAGCATTCTAATCCTCCAAACATGAACCGTTTAATCATTTCGACATTATGAGGTAATTATAAAACAATTCTTATTCAAGGTCAATCTTCTTCTTCATACAGATAGGCAAGGGAGTGAACATCTTGAATGTTTAGTCATGGCTTATAATCTGCCCCACTGCCAGTTCCTCTACCTTCTTTAATCCACTTATCGATTCTAGATGTTCTTTTTCTTTTCGCCACAAAAACACCCTTGTAGACAATCATATCCAAAGGGACGAAACGATGCAACTTTTTTACAAACGATCATGAGGCTCGTTCACATGCGTAATTTCCTTTTCGCAAAGATGCTTGTATGCCTTATCGACATCTTCCACCTTAAACTGAAACAAGAAAGATGATTGTGTTTCCGCCTCCACAGGCCTATTTTTCTCACCGACTCCTACAGCCATCGTGTTTAGAGGTAAAAGTTCAATTTTGGTTTCTCCCGTGTCAAATAAGGCATACTCCATATCTTCCTCATACAGGCTAATTGGCAATTCAAGCTGGTTTTTGTAAAACGAAACGCTTTTTCTAAAGTCTGTGACCAAAAGTCTAATTTGCAGTAGTTTCAATTTCATCACCTTCCAAAGAATAATATTGTTTAATCGCCATTCATTCCCTTATATGACGACCTTGTCTTACTATAAAACAACTTTACTGACAATTGCGGTCAGTCAAGTTCAGATTTTTGGTGATGATGGAGTAATTTTGAAACAGCGTCAACTAATTTTTCCTTTAAGAAAGTAGGTTCTAAAACATCCACCGTTGTTCTATAAAGAAGCAAAAAATGAGGAACATAAGTCGAAATGGCACTTTCATCAAGTTTAAAATAAACTCGATCTTTTGATCGTTCCACAATAGCGTGCCCAAATAACCAATGATCACATAGATCATTAATGGCATGCGGAGTACCTTGAATGCAAACCGTCAGTAGTTGATTTTGATTTCCCCAATCAGGTAAAAGATTTTGAAGGAAAGACTGACGAGTTGAAAAATTTTCTAGCTTTTTAAATATAGTATCTGTGATGGATAGGGATTGAATGCGATCCACTCGAAAGCTGCGAATATTACGGCGTAAATGGCAATAGGAGATGACATACCATTTTCCCTTCCAATACGTCAATCCATATGGATCAACCCGACGTTCCTGTGGAGGCTTGGTATCCTTTTTGATACACTATAGTGAGCATTTTTTCATCTGTCACCGATATTTCCAACTCCTGAAGAAACGAATTCAATGAAGAATCAGGTTGAGGACTAATCACATCAATTCCTTTTTGGTGCCTGTCAATTTCCTTTGATTGATTCGGATTTGTGTATCTTTTCAGCTTGGAAACCACTCGATTTAATGCGTTACCGAAGTGGTATCCAACCTCTTCTGCAAATTTGGACGCATGAACAAGTGCTTTCTGTTCCTCCACGTCAAAAAAAGTGGAGCTTTAGTCAAGTCATGAAGTAAACGATACCCACCGTTATGCCCGGAGTCAGCTATAATTGGAACTCCGCTGGCACACAACGAATCAATATAGCGCTAGACACTTCGAATATGGATCTCAAGTTCATTCGCCAACTGGTTAGCAGTCATCCTTTTTTTCGTTTTTTAACAACCATAAAATGGCGAGCATATTATCAGCTTTGGACATAGTACACCTCTTAAATACAAAAATTCTAAACTATTGCCATAATTATCTAGTAAATCATTAGAGTATTTTCGTACATCGCTTCAAGAAATCAAGAGTATCATGTTATTCTACAATCTGTGTCAATTGTTGAAAGCCTACTACTTATAATAATATCTCTTTACTTTAAAGTACATTCATTCAATAAATGAAATTTAATTGTTGCGCAGTATAAGTCTACTATGCATTAAGTAAAATGATATTTCCTTACAAAAAAATTACGCATAGCTTTCTTCGATGTAAGTTTCGTGTACAAATTCATACTTTCGTTAAAGATGAAAAGTCCACCTATACAAAGATGGACTTGCATTTTATTATTCATCCATATGCCTCAAAGAGTTCTAAAGGTTTACTCACCTACCATACCGTCATTATCATTATCTCTCATATAGGGGTATAACCAGTGATAACTCGTTATTGGCATATGAAAACCTGCTGATTTTGCTTCTTTAATCGTTACTTGTCCATTACCATTTGTATCAACACTAGAAACATCTCCGTTTGTATTTGGCCTAGTTGAATTAGAAACTTCACTGTCTGTTAAACCGAGGGAAGCGTTCACTTCATCAGGATTAACATTCTCAAATGTATCAACAATCTCGTTTACCCATTAAAGTATAGGTATATTGGTACCTTGATGGAATTTGCGTTTCCGTATTCGGATATGTGATGATTGCTTCAAAATTAGTGGCTCCTCCAGCCTTGCGGATTGCATCTTCCATATAAGCTTGATCACCGTGTCGGTTAAGCGTACTTTCTCTTGTGGGGTGATGTTATAAGCATTTGATACCCCTCCAAGAGAATCAGCGATGATATGACCTTCATCTAAAATGTCACTTTCAACACCCGCAACCTTTGCCTCGTCAGAATAATATCTTCCAGACGATAATACAGATTCCTTGCTGTCATCTTGTAGAATAATCTCATCTGCAATTACACGTACTAGTTGTCCGTATTCGTTAGTAAATGCCCAATATTTACGGTCACCATAACCAATGTCAACAACGACGTTAGGTTCACGATATCCAGATAAATCACCACCATCAACTTCAATAAGTTTATACCCTGGGAATGATTCATCATTTGGTTTGCTTGGTGCGTCCTTCTCTACTGGTTCATCAACCGTAGTAGCAGTTTCTTCTGTTTCATTATTTTTATTTGTTTCAACTACGGTTCCTTCCTGTGAATCTTTTTTTTCATCCGTAATCGTCGTGTCTTCCACATTGGTACAACCAACCATAAAGATGAAAGTTATAAGTAAGATTAAATAGTTCATTTTCTTTATCATTTAAGTACTTTCCTGGTAATAGTTTTATAATTTTTAATTCTAGAAAACCTCCGAATGTGAGGTAATGTTTAATTTATTTATAATCGTACACTTAAAAAAACTAATTTGCTTCAGTAATCAACATATGCATAGGATACTGGTCCCGCTGCTTTTTCTATTAAACTAAAAGTTCAATTGCTCATTGAAAACGAAGATTATATGGCTAAATCTTCTACCTCTGTATTAAAAGATACAGAAGCTCAAGATTTAAGTGGAGTTACCATAGACCGAAACATTTATGAAGGCTAGATACCAAGCTAAGGAGCTTAAAGAAAAAGGACTATAAATTAAAGGGCGTGAGTCCAGTTCAATACCGAACTCATACCCAAAGAGTTTCCCTAATGAAATAACCTGTCTAACTTTTCTGGGGTCACTTCAATCCATAGTCCCACCTATTCATTTCTTCTTCAATTTTGCTAAAGCGTCGGCAAGCGCCGGATTCGTAAACTCTTCGTTTTGTTTCTTCATATACTTTTGCACATCTTTTTTAGACACTTTACTATGTTTGTCTTTTTGTCGTCGTTTATTAAACGCGGATAATTTTTCGCGATGGCCACAGCTACATGTGAAGGTCTGCCCTTCTCCTTCTCCGCGTAATTCCAACCGTTTATGACAGTTCGGACAGCGAGCATTCGTTTTCTTCGCAATATTCTTTTTCGCCCCACAGCTCCGATCCTGACAAACAAGCATACGCCCTTTACGACCATTGATCTCGAGCATTAGCTTCCCACACTCCGGGCATTTTGTTCCCGTAATGTTATCATGCTTGAACTTATCATCACTTGCTTTAATTTCTTGAACAACCGTTTTCGCATACTCTTTCATTTCTTTAATAAAGCTGTCTTTTTTAAGCTTACCTGTTGCGATTGCTTCTAGCTTCGTTTCCCACTCTGCCGTTAATTCCGGTGATTTTAAATCGGCAGGAACTAACTCCAAAAGCTGTCTTCCTTTAGATGTTGTATAGAGATACTTTCCTTTCTTCTCCATATAAAAGCTGTTAAATAGCTTCTCAATGATATCCGCTCTCGTTGCGACTGTTCCAAGTCCACCGGTTTTGTGAAGTGTTTGGGCTAAGTCTTTTCGATTGGATTCCATATATTTTGCAGGATTCTCCATCGCTTGAAGCAATGTTCCTTCTGTAAATCGTTCTGGTGGTTTTGTTTCACCTTTTGTAATCTGTAAGGAAATATCCGAAATAACATCACCTTTTTGCAAGTTAGGTAAGAGTTGATCTTGATCATCAGACTCTTCTTCCTGGTAGCGTTGTTGATACACTGCTTTCCAGCCTTGCTTTATAACCGTTTTACCTTTTGCAGTAAACGTCTCTTCTCCTATTTGTGCAGTGACCGTTGTCTGTTCGTATTCAAACGGCGCTGACAGAACCGCTAAAAAGCGCTTTACAACTAGGTCGTATATTTTCCGTTCTTTATCATCTAAATCAAAAAGAGATACCGCTTCTTCTGTTGGAATGATAGCATGGTGATCGGATACTTTTTTATCATCGACGAAGGATTTGTTTGTTTGAACACCCTGTTTAATAATTTTGGATGCAATCGGAGCATATTCCTCTACTCCACATGCTTTTAAGCGATCCACAAGTGTTGGTACGATATCAGAGGAAATATAGCGAGAATCTGTTCTTGGATACGTTAGAACTTTATGTTGTTCATACAGCCTTTGCACGATAGACAGAGTCTGTTTACCAGAAAAGCCAAAGATTCGGTTTGCATCTCGTTGAAGATCGGTTAAGTCATACAGTCCAGGAGCAAACTTCTTTTTTTGCACCTTCGACATGTCCGAAATCCTCGCTTCTTTCCCTTTTAAATCTGAATAGATTTTCTCCATTTTGTCCTTGTTAAAGCTTCGGCTACTGTTGTTCTTTCCATCCTGCCAGACTAATTTAAATTGTTTCGTCTTCGCTTCTAATCCATAAAAGGGTTGAGGTTGGAATGCTTTAATTTCCTGTTCTCTTGAAGCAATCATTTGAAGCGTAGGTGTTTGTACACGACCGCTAGATAGCTGGGCATTGAACTTTGTTGTAAGGGCACGTGTAGCGTTTAAGCCTACATACCAATCCGCTTCTGAACGCGCTACTGCAGATGCATATAAGTTTTCATATTGCATTGCGTGTTTCAGTTGCGCAAATCCTTGTGAAATGGCTTTGTCCGTTACAGAGGAAATCCACAACCTTTTCACCGGCTTATTCACGCGCGCTTTTTCCAGAATCCATCTAGCTACAAGTTCCCCTTCTCTTCCAGCATCGGTTGCAATTACAATATCCGAAACATCTTTACGGTTCAATTGTGTTTTAACCGTACTAAATTGCTTACCTGTTTTCTTAATAACAACAAGCTTTAATTGATTAGGAAGCATCGGTAAATCTTCAAGCTTCCATGTTTTGTATTTATCATCATAAACCTCTGGGTCTGCTAATGTAACCAAATGTCCGAGCGCCCATGTTACGATATACTTGGAGCCTTCTAAGTAACCATTTCCATTTTTCGAACACTTTAATACTCTTGCAATATCTCTAGCCACAGAAGGTTTTTCTGCTAACACTACTGTTTTTCCCAATTGGAACAAATCCTTTCCTCAAACATGTCCTAACTTTAACATATTACAAGGAAAGACACACTTCCAATGCAGGCAAATAATTAAAAGAACCTATCCGAATGGGGGTGTACGAATAGGTCCTTTTCTATATTAAGGAATAAAATATATAGGATTTGTAAAAGCAATCATCTCTTCCACATTATGTGCTCCTGTATATAATTCAGCTCTAATCCATAGAAGCTTCTTTTGAGATTCATAAGTAAGAAACGTTCCTTTTTTTTCTTTTAGAATTCCAAGGTTAGTAACTAGCCGAATAGAAATATTCTCACCCATACTTTCCCAAGGCTCTACATACGCCCGAAACGTAAACATCCCTTTTTCCAATATACGATCAGATATAACGTAAGTAGTCTGGTTTATTTGCGCCTCTAGCTGCAATGGATTGCCATAAGAAGCGGTAATCGCTCCTGTACGAATAGAATCTAGAAAAAGTGTACGAAAGTCTTCCGATTGACGTGAATGATTAGATGGCATGTGAATATAGGATTTAGCTGGCATTGGATGTTTTGAATCGTTATGATGCCAATCCCTCCCCGCTGTCGCAGGAATTTGATAGCCTTTATTTAATAAATCTGTCCAATAATTAAATGCTTTATGGTTATGTAAAAAGGCGCCTGGACGCTCTGAATTCCAAACTTCCATAAAGTCAAATGCTTGAATATCTTCCACCGCAAATTCCCAATGGCAACCAGTTCCAATCGGGTTGCCAATTCGAAAGGGATGAGCAATCCCTACAAGAGCACCATGTCTATGGATCTCTTCTATTCCTTTCCCAATATCTTTTGGACCTACATTTCGCCATTCGGTGTACTGTAGCCTTTTATACCCTATCGTTAACACATGACCGTAAAAGGTCGTCCACTCCAAACCATAAAGAAGCTTTATAGGTGAGTTTAGTTGAACCTGTTCCATCTCCTGCAAAGGGCTCACGGTATTATGATCTGTTATAGCGACAACTTCTAATCCGATTTCTGTCGCCTTGTCTACCATTTCCTGTACAGTTTGTACCCCGTCACTATGATAGGTGTGACTATGTAGTTCCGCGGGCACCCATCGCCAAGACGATTTGTCCTTTTTCCATTCGACAGGTTGCTGCTCATCCTTTTTAACAGGAACTCCCTGATTCAACATTTTGTTTTGCCAAGGAATAGCAGCTAATTTTTCATTATCTGGTATCCCTGCTGCCCTTACTATTAACGTATATGTACATATATCAGAAACGATAGCATGCGCACTAATTGTAATAGACCATAATCCTGATGGATTCCTTCGATTTAACATTCCTGGTGAAGACTCTGTTTCTCCAATTCTTACATTCTGTTTTGGAAGATGAGCGTGTCTGGCACCACGAAACCCATCAGGATCATCGATAGATATGGTAAGCAAATTCTTTACAGGTAAATAGTTCAATGCTTGTTCATCTATTCGTGTTTCGTCCTCCAGCTCATAATAGCGTAGCGTCTCTCTTACTATCTCCAAAGCTTTCGATTCATCTTGTAAGTGCGGTGGATCAAATGAAAAATCAATCATGATATGCTCAACGTCCTCTGGGACATAAAACATGTATGTTGTATGTGATTGCATGCTCGCTTTTGTCAACTCTGCACGTGTTTCCAACAAGGTTCGCATCTTTTACACCCGTTCTTTTTTCCAAATCGGTTTACACGCTTCGCTCTGAGTTAATTCGAGCACGATGTGTTGATGTAAATGAGTTTGAATCCCCTTCGCCCTATGATAGGATAATAACTTTAAATCTTTTACTGTCACAGAGGAAAGCTCTTCATTTATTAGTCGTACTTCTATTTCTTCAATGTCTGCATAGCTTTTGCCAGTCGGTAACTTAATAGCGGTAGCAAAATAATGATAAGGACCTGTATAACCCGCCGAAAAGGATCCCACTTTTAATTGATCCATAGAACTAGAATAAATCGTGCTGTCCCCTAGCAGCCTACACGTAAAATCAATCGTTGGGTGACCAAGCGCCACATCCCAGACCGAGGAATGAACAAACAAATATCGTTCTAGATTAGAGACTTGATTAAACACTTCTGGATTATTCGCTAATTGTCGTTGTGCCTCCCAATCCATCACATCATTTATATAAGGAAATCGCTCCATCACAACTTCTCGAGGCTCCTCGTCTTTCTTCCATTCATAGCTTGGCAGGAAGAAAAAGCAATAATCACTCGTGATGTCATCCGTAAAGTTTCCGTTACACGTTGCCGTTTGGAGAATTGGACGTCGATTGTCTAGAAGTTTTTGTTTGTATCTCGCATTTATATGGTGCGGACCTTGATACATAACATGGTCCACTTCATTGGACTCATTAATATAAACGCGGACCATGTACTCAATATCTAACAGACGCCCCCACTTCGCTAATAAGAATTGCGCTGGGGTTCCTTCATCTTCATGGCTAAACACCATTTGGTATTCAATAACTTTGCCATGCTCCCAATCTTCTATAAA includes:
- a CDS encoding SDR family NAD(P)-dependent oxidoreductase — protein: MDKFEGEIALVTGGTSGIGLATAQKFVNEGAYVYITGRRENELDKAVNQIGKNVTGVQGDISKLEDLDKLYDIIKQEKGKLDILFANAGVGSFLPLGEITEEQVDRTFDINVKGTIFTVQKALSLFPNKGGSIIVTGSTAGSIGNPAFSVYGASKAALRTLVRDWILDLKGTGIRVNVVSPGVIHTPAYNELFGDALEGVLENTRNTVPAEKVGTPEEVANVVSFLASDESSYLTGAELYVDGGQAQV
- a CDS encoding DNA topoisomerase III, producing the protein MGKTVVLAEKPSVARDIARVLKCSKNGNGYLEGSKYIVTWALGHLVTLADPEVYDDKYKTWKLEDLPMLPNQLKLVVIKKTGKQFSTVKTQLNRKDVSDIVIATDAGREGELVARWILEKARVNKPVKRLWISSVTDKAISQGFAQLKHAMQYENLYASAVARSEADWYVGLNATRALTTKFNAQLSSGRVQTPTLQMIASREQEIKAFQPQPFYGLEAKTKQFKLVWQDGKNNSSRSFNKDKMEKIYSDLKGKEARISDMSKVQKKKFAPGLYDLTDLQRDANRIFGFSGKQTLSIVQRLYEQHKVLTYPRTDSRYISSDIVPTLVDRLKACGVEEYAPIASKIIKQGVQTNKSFVDDKKVSDHHAIIPTEEAVSLFDLDDKERKIYDLVVKRFLAVLSAPFEYEQTTVTAQIGEETFTAKGKTVIKQGWKAVYQQRYQEEESDDQDQLLPNLQKGDVISDISLQITKGETKPPERFTEGTLLQAMENPAKYMESNRKDLAQTLHKTGGLGTVATRADIIEKLFNSFYMEKKGKYLYTTSKGRQLLELVPADLKSPELTAEWETKLEAIATGKLKKDSFIKEMKEYAKTVVQEIKASDDKFKHDNITGTKCPECGKLMLEINGRKGRMLVCQDRSCGAKKNIAKKTNARCPNCHKRLELRGEGEGQTFTCSCGHREKLSAFNKRRQKDKHSKVSKKDVQKYMKKQNEEFTNPALADALAKLKKK
- a CDS encoding CehA/McbA family metallohydrolase codes for the protein MRTLLETRAELTKASMQSHTTYMFYVPEDVEHIMIDFSFDPPHLQDESKALEIVRETLRYYELEDETRIDEQALNYLPVKNLLTISIDDPDGFRGARHAHLPKQNVRIGETESSPGMLNRRNPSGLWSITISAHAIVSDICTYTLIVRAAGIPDNEKLAAIPWQNKMLNQGVPVKKDEQQPVEWKKDKSSWRWVPAELHSHTYHSDGVQTVQEMVDKATEIGLEVVAITDHNTVSPLQEMEQVQLNSPIKLLYGLEWTTFYGHVLTIGYKRLQYTEWRNVGPKDIGKGIEEIHRHGALVGIAHPFRIGNPIGTGCHWEFAVEDIQAFDFMEVWNSERPGAFLHNHKAFNYWTDLLNKGYQIPATAGRDWHHNDSKHPMPAKSYIHMPSNHSRQSEDFRTLFLDSIRTGAITASYGNPLQLEAQINQTTYVISDRILEKGMFTFRAYVEPWESMGENISIRLVTNLGILKEKKGTFLTYESQKKLLWIRAELYTGAHNVEEMIAFTNPIYFIP
- a CDS encoding antibiotic biosynthesis monooxygenase family protein yields the protein MTSNTNQVILNIRFKVKLSKKEIFRNSLYSLVEVMSKKSTFINDIISDDIEKPDDLVIHEIWQGTKDSWLQEELPKPYRKKHEEILGDLLEDRIVSYLTPKGEWGSNLTNVSRKFKNGFIVN
- a CDS encoding SDR family NAD(P)-dependent oxidoreductase; its protein translation is MGEVFAHELAKKGCNLVLIARSKDKLDCLSSKLELKYRIKAISLPMDLTDSNASKLIWSEVKTRGIDIDILVNNAGAGTLESFSQINPSRILNEIQLNITSLTELTRLFLDPMIKKENGIIINVASMTAFQPTPYMAVYGASKSYVLSFTQALWAENRGKGIRILALCPGETKSSFHTSSGSDHLKGNRMEPIEVVKAAFRGIEKGNSYQIAGKSNYIMSLFSRLLPRKMVLNIAANMFKK
- a CDS encoding ArsR/SmtB family transcription factor; the encoded protein is MLDNIDNDLLLKKKESFYNVLQDCTEIFKALADPVRQDILLMFMVFKRLNVTQIVEQSPMSRPTISHHLKIMKMAGILDSRKEATEVYYWLTAGESIEKFKKIIAAIEEIDNHPDKENVSI
- a CDS encoding winged helix-turn-helix transcriptional regulator — protein: MKKFSCGFEVTMEVIGGKWKGLVLYFLMSGPKRTSELKRIIPNITQKMLIQTLKDLEASGLVNRKMYNQVPPKVEYSPTELGESLKPILQEFCLWGSHYAEQEYAEGEFEIVPPEEAS
- a CDS encoding helix-turn-helix transcriptional regulator; amino-acid sequence: MTYWKGKWYVISYCHLRRNIRSFRVDRIQSLSITDTIFKKLENFSTRQSFLQNLLPDWGNQNQLLTVCIQGTPHAINDLCDHWLFGHAIVERSKDRVYFKLDESAISTYVPHFLLLYRTTVDVLEPTFLKEKLVDAVSKLLHHHQKSELD